One genomic region from Nymphaea colorata isolate Beijing-Zhang1983 chromosome 12, ASM883128v2, whole genome shotgun sequence encodes:
- the LOC116265379 gene encoding ethylene-responsive transcription factor ERF039, giving the protein MNEPQERSSSPSSSSSSSSSLSSSSSSSSLTAAAVRGGGGGIAANTNTIAAALASTASTQPECGRTDPCRHADATSKGSPELAKMSAADDGQTKRRKAGGDGKHPTYRGVRMRSWGKWVSEIREPRKKSRIWLGTFPTPEMAARAHDVAALTIKGQSAILNFPELAQDLPRPASASPRDIQAAAAKAAAFTLDVPKGWASEPTSCSESRGSPEPPTVANASPQATDSYSNEDELLFNLPDLLLDVGESFYLFPTWLPAGIDAGSRQEEAIPWDCYF; this is encoded by the coding sequence ATGAATGAGCCACAAGAGAGAagctcttctccttcctcctcttcttcttcttcctcttccctgtcttcttcttcctcttcttcttctttgactGCTGCTGCTGTtcgtggtggtggtggtggtatcGCCGCGAACACCAACACAATTGCGGCAGCTTTGGCCTCAACTGCCTCTACCCAGCCGGAATGCGGCAGGACAGACCCGTGCCGGCATGCTGACGCGACGAGCAAAGGATCACCGGAGCTGGCCAAAATGAGCGCCGCCGACGACGGCCAGACGAAGCGGCGCAAGGCCGGCGGAGACGGGAAACACCCCACGTACCGAGGCGTCCGGATGAGGAGCTGGGGCAAGTGGGTGTCCGAGATCCGGGAGCCGCGTAAGAAGTCCAGGATTTGGCTCGGGACGTTCCCCACCCCCGAGATGGCGGCTCGGGCGCACGACGTCGCGGCGCTGACGATCAAGGGCCAGTCGGCGATTCTGAATTTCCCGGAGCTGGCGCAGGATCTGCCGAGGCCCGCGTCTGCGTCCCCGAGAGACATCCAGGCTGCCGCTGCCAAGGCCGCGGCCTTCACGTTGGATGTGCCCAAGGGTTGGGCCTCCGAGCCGACCAGCTGTTCAGAATCCAGAGGGTCGCCGGAGCCGCCCACCGTCGCCAACGCATCTCCGCAAGCCACGGATTCCTACAGTAATGAGGACGAGCTGCTCTTCAACCTGCCGGATCTCTTGCTCGACGTCGGCGAGAGCTTTTACCTCTTCCCCACGTGGCTGCCTGCCGGAATTGACGCCGGATCCCGGCAAGAAGAAGCCATCCCGTGGGACTGCTACTTCTGA